One region of Bactrocera neohumeralis isolate Rockhampton chromosome 5, APGP_CSIRO_Bneo_wtdbg2-racon-allhic-juicebox.fasta_v2, whole genome shotgun sequence genomic DNA includes:
- the LOC126759910 gene encoding ribokinase isoform X1, translating to MDVVVFGSAIVDFVAYANRLPKAGETLHGHKFMTGFGGKGANQCVAAARLGASTAMVAKLGDDTWGDNYLEQLRSENVNVDFIQQCKNETTGIAQICVSDSGENHIVIVVGANNLLSGDDVKQAKVLFDKAKVLICQFETPLDATLEALRAFNGISILNTAPAVEDTPVDLIKSATILCLNETEAAITTGSEQISTLTQAKVAMEHLLEMGANNVIITLGAMGAVYARREEPETFIHVPAVKVNDVVDTTGAGDAFIGALAYYMAHYPEFPWHQHIGAANQVAAYSVRHPGTQASFPKLEQVTKLTEFAWYEI from the exons ATGGACGTTGTGGTGTTTGGTTCAGCAATTGTTGATTTTGTCGC ATACGCCAACCGACTACCAAAAGCTGGTGAGACACTACATGGCCACAAGTTCATGACAGGATTTGGTGGTAAAGGTGCAAATCAATGTGTTGCGGCGGCTCGACTTGGTGCAAGTACAGCAATGGTAGCAAAA ttggGTGATGATACGTGGGGCGACAATTACTTAGAACAACTGCGGTCAGAGAATGTGAATGTTGATTTTATCCAGCAATGCAAAAACGAG ACGACAGGTATTGCGCAAATATGTGTCTCGGATAGTGGAGAAAATCATATAGTTATCGTTGTTGGAGCTAACAATTTATTGAGTGGAGATGATGTCAAACAAGCAAAAGTCTTGTTCGATAAGGCCAAA GTACTAATATGTCAGTTTGAGACACCACTTGATGCGACGTTAGAAGCTTTGCGAGCTTTTAACGGCATATCCATACTTAATACAGCGCCTGCAGTGGAAGATACACCagttgatttaataaaatccGCTACCATATTATGCCTAAATGAAACGGAGGCAGCTATAACAACGGGCTCTGAACAGATATCAACTCTAAC GCAAGCCAAAGttgcaatggaacatctgctagAAATGGGCGCTAATAATGTAATTATCACATTAGGCGCAATGGGTGCAGTTTATGCTAGACGTGAAGAGCCAGAAACGTTTATACATGTACCGGCAGTTAAAGTGAATGACGTTGTCGATACAACTGGAGCTGGCGATGCTTTTATCGGTGCATTAGCGTACTATATGGCGCATTATCCAGAATTTCCATGGCACCAACATATAGGCGCAGCTAACCAAGTCGCTGCGTACTCTGTAAGACACCCGGGTACACAAGCGAGTTTTCCGAAACTGGAGCAAGTGACTAAACTGACTGAATTTGCGTGGTACGAGATATAA
- the LOC126759908 gene encoding nucleolar complex protein 4 homolog A isoform X1, with product MATAAGSAASLANPGAIRSQISKELRAKANDFLNSRRNANNLLDIIAHFQHCVKEKQSITAAVLTLEVVFVEVLKRREMCIAGVPLKPKDESADTKYREWLRQRYEEAMSLILSSFESEKPAEAAQALVSSMKLLAAEGKHPLDKCDEPCKFPKQRLRSILQKLVSGTKSQSTLLQRFKEYSEYLDVVFYSWKLMQQLATRAAFANDVFACNYLELINVLPVTKDLHDQQKLLCITQSSGESSQPECFDYAPVKKCINKVWMCLMQWTDGIQEPVHRQMLIILLERVLPHLEKPILLTDFLMDSLDCGGPVSLLALQGIFTLIQKHNITYPNIYEKLYSMFEPEIFHTKFKARLFYLADIFLSSTHLPENLVAAFVKRLARLSLIAPPQDSIIILHFIGNLILRHAGLKRLICAQAAIEGMPNLFKNVYCVHISFKLLVSRDPFIMEERDPTKSNALDSSLWEVVSLQRHAIPAVANAARFISQPLPTTEWDLSSVLELKEDDIFDQEIAKKSKQYALAFERPQSLYLPHDDKVKQYWKLF from the exons ATGGCTACGGCTGCAGGTTCAGCCGCATCACTTGCTAATCCCGGAGCTATACGTAGCCAAATATCGAAGGAGTTGCGTGCAAAGGCTAACGATTTCCTTAATTCACGACGCAATGCTAACAATCTTTTGGATATCATTGCACACTTTcag CATTGCGTAAAAGAAAAGCAATCTATTACTGCTGCTGTGTTAACCTTGGAGGTTGTGTTCGTGGAAGTTTTAAAGCGCCGAGAAATGTGTATAGCGGGTGTGCCTCTGAAACCGAAAG ATGAAAGTGCAGATACCAAATACCGCGAATGGCTGCGACAACGTTACGAGGAAGCAATGAGTTTAATACTTAGCTCTTTTGAAAGTGAAAAACCCGCAGAAGCGGCACAAGCCTTGGTATCAAGCATGAAGTTATTGGCAGCAGAAGGCAAACATCCCTTAGATAAGTGCGATGAACCTTGTAAATTTCCGAAGCAACGTCTACGTAGTATTTTACAGAAGCTAGTATCAGGAACGAAATCACAAAGCACTCTGCTTCAGCGTTTCAAAGAGTATTCCGAATATTTGGATGTGGTGTTCTACAGTTGGAAATTAATGCAGCAACTAGCTACACGGGCTGCCTTTGCTAATGACGTTTTTGCATGTAATTATTTGGAACTTATAAATGTTTTGCCTGTGACCAAAGACCTGCACgaccaacaaaaactgttgtgCATAACGCAATCCAGCGGAGAATCTTCACAACCCGAATGTTTTGACTACGCGCcagtgaaaaaatgtattaacaaAGTATGGATGTGCCTAATGCAATGGACCGACGGTATACAGGAGCCTGTACATAGACAAATGCTCATAATATTGTTGGAGCGAGTTTTGCCACACTTGGAAAAACCTATATTATTAACAGATTTTCTAATGGACTCACTTGATTgcg GCGGTCCCGTTAGCTTACTTGCACTGCAAGGCATTTTCACTCTGATACAGAAGCATAATATTACGTAtccaaatatttatgaaaagcTGTATTCTATGTTTGAACCAGAAATTTTCCATACCAAATTTAAGGCACGTCTGTTTTATCTGGCGGACATTTTCTTAAGCTCAACACATTTGCCTGAAAATTTAGTAGCCGCATTTGTTAAACGTCTGGCACGATTAAGTCTAATCGCACCGCCACAAGAttctataattattttacattttattggcaatttgaTATTACGTCATGCCGGTTTAAAACGGCTTATTTGCGCTCAGGCAGCAATTGAAGGTATgccaaatttgtttaaaaatgtttactgtgttcatatttcatttaaactCCTAGTTTCGCGCGACCCCTTCATCATGGAGGAACGCGATCCAACAAAGTCAAATGCGTTAGATAGTTCATTATGGGAAGTGGTATCCTTACAGAGGCATGCTATCCCAGCAGTGGCGAATGCGGCACGTTTTATATCCCAACCTTTACCAACTACAGAGTGGGATTTGTCTTCCGTATTAGAATTGAAAGAAGACGAC ATTTTTGATCAGGAGATTGCTAAAAAGAGCAAACAGTATGCTTTAGCTTTTGAACGACCACAGTCTTTATATTTACCACATGATGACAAAGTGAAACAATACTGGAAACTATTctaa
- the LOC126759916 gene encoding translation machinery-associated protein 7 homolog: MSGREGGKKKPLKAPKKESKEMDDDEIAFKQKQKEAQKALEQAKQRASQKGPLVGGGIKKSGKK, translated from the coding sequence atgtcTGGTCGCGAAGGTGGTAAAAAGAAACCATTGAAGGCACCGAAAAAAGAAAGCAAGGAGATGGATGACGATGAAATTGCCttcaagcaaaaacaaaaggaagCACAGAAAGCGCTCGAGCAAGCGAAACAGCGTGCGTCACAAAAGGGTCCATTGGTGGGAGGAGGAATCAAGAAATCGGGAAAGAAATGA
- the LOC126759907 gene encoding probable serine/threonine-protein kinase ifkA, with protein MRVDKKAHVVEAKKTRSCVVRLEKVSSPPLKLTRSSGVTPRGNAQQHPDEKKFKGPLKKRPIAEEKTTSNSPSVSTPSLTQNLGKAKEMKDKFKTPLKGHKTTTPKPVVPELPPPTIAAGRSRRAIKPNPKYASEDMVTPKIIRNVSALAGTSVKRPTIVPEKQRKKSTSSSDDFFNKDSSDELGANDFDDEEVDKLYKEIEKESDSDFSDEPKVVETPVKKRGRPRKNIQPTPTSTPATPRPTSASVFKPHSSQLQLLRKTYAASVNRSIETSIGIKRKHNESMTAGSSSDNDNESTGIARKRILLTKSLMVRESKTPSSNDLSMIVRKGNQTLNGNKIVKIKSDALENEQVKRNSTIIEKRTLIDGDNVPIKLQQSKYLQNMRNVNNSTALTPSTTRTLITSTSKTQNARIMAVEKRRSASPAPPKITKSPKEEKTEESGENKLTDSPPSNNDDFETMPTFTIVNINDIINKKGDVLISKAGKPQKPEESVNPENETPEPVKVNEYKLGPGRRKGLLAEKTSDPNRSKSPLTTTKKPTQKILNHTLLKRTSSANTSGLRNKATSDRPAPRILNSMVAKKTQPVKPMIANFEDSADDEIYPLSLDGDEEDDDDDDDEEEDANETADPDEDFDDPDESFEVGKNKLPASTPYQQKKTASSLKENSQTALNRQPAKNIVQRKISPEKVVISRQGDKIIKKITCFETWYVIIPEEVTPKVARNILEIPLIKLANVAARINLPSEDWKSKVTLHELSPSMVAKTNMITYTGDLKEYNISESDRGRYQPSCVMFRRSVNDRTKSRLPYDRAVIFKNKTFFTNIEGKNVKMVGAPSTINTHKDVEILLQIVDTLTLQSSLVEPTNTMQ; from the coding sequence ATGCGCGTTGATAAAAAAGCTCACGTCGTAGAGGCGAAGAAAACGCGTTCTTGTGTCGTTCGGTTGGAAAAAGTTTCATCACCTCCATTAAAATTAACTAGAAGTAGTGGTGTGACCCCTCGTGGAAACGCTCAACAACACCCtgacgaaaaaaaattcaagggaCCACTTAAGAAGCGACCTATTGCAGAAgaaaaaaccacatcaaatTCGCCAAGTGTTTCTACTCCAAGTTTAACACAAAATTTAGGCAAAGCcaaagaaatgaaagacaaatttAAAACTCCTTTGAAAGGTCATAAGACCACAACACCAAAACCCGTTGTTCCCGAACTTCCTCCACCTACAATAGCAGCGGGCCGTTCAAGGAGAGCAATAAAACCAAATCCGAAATATGCAAGTGAGGATATGGTTACACCAAAGATCATCAGAAATGTGTCAGCGCTTGCAGGAACATCAGTAAAAAGGCCAACAATTGTTCCAGAGAAACAACGGAAAAAATCCACAAGTAGTTCGGatgattttttcaataaagatTCCAGCGACGAATTGGGTGCCAACGATTTCGATGATGAGGAAGTAGATAAGCTGtacaaagaaatagaaaaagaaagtgaTTCCGATTTCTCAGACGAACCTAAAGTTGTCGAAACACCTGTAAAAAAGCGGGGGCGACCTCGAAAAAATATACAACCAACCCCTACAAGTACTCCTGCAACTCCTCGGCCTACGTCTGCATCTGTATTTAAACCACATTCATCACAACTTCAATTATTACGAAAGACATATGCAGCAAGTGTAAATAGGTCAATTGAAACTTCGATTGGGATTAAGCGTAAGCACAATGAATCTATGACTGCAGGTAGTAGCAGTGATAATGATAATGAATCTACTGGTATTGCTCGAAAGCGTATATTGTTAACAAAATCGTTAATGGTTCGAGAGAGTAAAACTCCGAGTTCCAATGACCTAAGTATGATAGTAAGGAAGGGTAATCAAACACTCAATGGaaacaaaattgtgaaaataaaaagtgatgcATTGGAAAATGAACAAGTCAAACGCAATTCTACAATTATAGAAAAACGTACACTTATTGATGGTGATAATGTACCAATTAAATTGCAGCAAAGTAAATATCTACAAAATATGCGTAATGTCAATAATAGTACTGCTTTAACACCATCAACAACACGTACTTTAATAACATCAACTAGCAAGACACAAAATGCAAGAATAATGGCAGTGGAAAAACGTCGCAGTGCTTCACCCGCTCctccaaaaattacaaaatcccCTAAGGAAGAGAAAACTGAAGAAAGTGGTGAAAACAAACTGACGGATTCACCTCCTTCGAATAATGATGATTTTGAAACTATGCCAACTTTTACCATTGTCAACATCAATGacataattaacaaaaaaggtGATGTGCTAATATCAAAGGCTGGTAAACCACAAAAACCTGAAGAAAGTGTAAATCCAGAGAATGAGACACCGGAACCAGTTAAAGTAAATGAATATAAACTTGGTCCTGGACGCCGTAAAGGTTTGCTTGCCGAAAAAACCAGCGATCCCAATCGTTCGAAAAGTCCATTGACCACAACAAAAAAACCAACGCAGAAAATTCTCAATCATACATTACTTAAAAGAACATCGTCGGCAAATACTTCCGGTCTACGCAATAAAGCTACATCAGATAGACCAGCTCCACGTATACTCAATTCTATGGTAGCGAAGAAAACTCAACCGGTTAAGCCGATGATAGCAAATTTCGAGGATTCGGCAGACGACGAAATTTATCCGCTTTCTCTAGATGGCGACGAggaagatgatgatgatgatgatgatgaggaGGAAGATGCAAATGAGACTGCGGACCCAGATGAGGATTTCGATGATCCAGATGAATCATTTGAGGTTGGTAAAAATAAACTTCCTGCCAGCACACCGTACCAACAAAAGAAAACTGCGTCGTCGTTGAAGGAAAACTCACAAACAGCCCTGAATCGACAACCGGCTAAAAATATTGTGCAACGTAAAATCTCACCGGAAAAAGTTGTGATCTCTCGTCAAGGtgataaaataattaagaaaattacttGTTTTGAAACATGGTATGTCATCATACCCGAAGAAGTGACGCCGAAAGTCGCGAGAAATATACTGGAAATACCTCTTATTAAGCTAGCCAACGTGGCTGCTCGGATTAACTTACCATCAGAGGATTGGAAGAGTAAAGTGACGTTACACGAATTGTCACCATCAATGGTAGCGAAAACAAACATGATCACATATACTGGCGATCTAAAAGAGTACAATATCTCGGAAAGCGATCGTGGCCGATACCAGCCTTCGTGCGTAATGTTTCGACGCTCAGTTAATGATCGTACGAAATCGCGACTTCCTTACGATAGAGCTGtcatattcaaaaacaaaacattctTTACAAATATCGAGggcaaaaatgtcaaaatggtTGGAGCACCCAGCACAATCAATACACACAAAGATGTCGAAATATTGCTTCAGATTGTGGACACGTTAACACTGCAAAGCTCGCTCGTTGAGCCGACAAATACAATGCAATAG
- the LOC126759915 gene encoding uncharacterized protein LOC126759915 encodes MFHRTRSLSTIVRRGYNQAAQDMAGVKPPKGPGGSDGVNTNVPGLSSNIVKPASGPLGPGASPTGEYKVPEYYSFNRFSYAEAEVEIAKYRLPQPSAHRK; translated from the coding sequence atgttccaCCGAACGCGTTCATTGAGTACTATTGTACGTCGAGGCTACAACCAAGCAGCACAGGATATGGCTGGAGTAAAACCTCCAAAAGGACCAGGTGGTAGTGATGGTGTTAATACCAATGTGCCAGGACTAAGCAGCAACATCGTCAAACCAGCTTCCGGTCCACTCGGTCCCGGTGCTTCTCCGACTGGTGAATATAAAGTCCCGGAATACTATTCCTTCAACCGCTTCAGTTACGCCGAAGCAGAGGTGGAAATAGCCAAATATCGCTTACCACAACCTTCCGCACATCGAAAGTAA
- the LOC126759908 gene encoding nucleolar complex protein 4 homolog A isoform X2, protein MATAAGSAASLANPGAIRSQISKELRAKANDFLNSRRNANNLLDIIAHFQHCVKEKQSITAAVLTLEVVFVEVLKRREMCIAGVPLKPKDESADTKYREWLRQRYEEAMSLILSSFESEKPAEAAQALVSSMKLLAAEGKHPLDKCDEPCKFPKQRLRSILQKLVSGTKSQSTLLQRFKEYSEYLDVVFYSWKLMQQLATRAAFANDVFACNYLELINVLPVTKDLHDQQKLLCITQSSGESSQPECFDYAPVKKCINKVWMCLMQWTDGIQEPVHRQMLIILLERVLPHLEKPILLTDFLMDSLDCGGPVSLLALQGIFTLIQKHNITYPNIYEKLYSMFEPEIFHTKFKARLFYLADIFLSSTHLPENLVAAFVKRLARLSLIAPPQDSIIILHFIGNLILRHAGLKRLICAQAAIEVSRDPFIMEERDPTKSNALDSSLWEVVSLQRHAIPAVANAARFISQPLPTTEWDLSSVLELKEDDIFDQEIAKKSKQYALAFERPQSLYLPHDDKVKQYWKLF, encoded by the exons ATGGCTACGGCTGCAGGTTCAGCCGCATCACTTGCTAATCCCGGAGCTATACGTAGCCAAATATCGAAGGAGTTGCGTGCAAAGGCTAACGATTTCCTTAATTCACGACGCAATGCTAACAATCTTTTGGATATCATTGCACACTTTcag CATTGCGTAAAAGAAAAGCAATCTATTACTGCTGCTGTGTTAACCTTGGAGGTTGTGTTCGTGGAAGTTTTAAAGCGCCGAGAAATGTGTATAGCGGGTGTGCCTCTGAAACCGAAAG ATGAAAGTGCAGATACCAAATACCGCGAATGGCTGCGACAACGTTACGAGGAAGCAATGAGTTTAATACTTAGCTCTTTTGAAAGTGAAAAACCCGCAGAAGCGGCACAAGCCTTGGTATCAAGCATGAAGTTATTGGCAGCAGAAGGCAAACATCCCTTAGATAAGTGCGATGAACCTTGTAAATTTCCGAAGCAACGTCTACGTAGTATTTTACAGAAGCTAGTATCAGGAACGAAATCACAAAGCACTCTGCTTCAGCGTTTCAAAGAGTATTCCGAATATTTGGATGTGGTGTTCTACAGTTGGAAATTAATGCAGCAACTAGCTACACGGGCTGCCTTTGCTAATGACGTTTTTGCATGTAATTATTTGGAACTTATAAATGTTTTGCCTGTGACCAAAGACCTGCACgaccaacaaaaactgttgtgCATAACGCAATCCAGCGGAGAATCTTCACAACCCGAATGTTTTGACTACGCGCcagtgaaaaaatgtattaacaaAGTATGGATGTGCCTAATGCAATGGACCGACGGTATACAGGAGCCTGTACATAGACAAATGCTCATAATATTGTTGGAGCGAGTTTTGCCACACTTGGAAAAACCTATATTATTAACAGATTTTCTAATGGACTCACTTGATTgcg GCGGTCCCGTTAGCTTACTTGCACTGCAAGGCATTTTCACTCTGATACAGAAGCATAATATTACGTAtccaaatatttatgaaaagcTGTATTCTATGTTTGAACCAGAAATTTTCCATACCAAATTTAAGGCACGTCTGTTTTATCTGGCGGACATTTTCTTAAGCTCAACACATTTGCCTGAAAATTTAGTAGCCGCATTTGTTAAACGTCTGGCACGATTAAGTCTAATCGCACCGCCACAAGAttctataattattttacattttattggcaatttgaTATTACGTCATGCCGGTTTAAAACGGCTTATTTGCGCTCAGGCAGCAATTGAAG TTTCGCGCGACCCCTTCATCATGGAGGAACGCGATCCAACAAAGTCAAATGCGTTAGATAGTTCATTATGGGAAGTGGTATCCTTACAGAGGCATGCTATCCCAGCAGTGGCGAATGCGGCACGTTTTATATCCCAACCTTTACCAACTACAGAGTGGGATTTGTCTTCCGTATTAGAATTGAAAGAAGACGAC ATTTTTGATCAGGAGATTGCTAAAAAGAGCAAACAGTATGCTTTAGCTTTTGAACGACCACAGTCTTTATATTTACCACATGATGACAAAGTGAAACAATACTGGAAACTATTctaa
- the LOC126759910 gene encoding ribokinase isoform X2, giving the protein MRQNIKGWCLSLYANRLPKAGETLHGHKFMTGFGGKGANQCVAAARLGASTAMVAKLGDDTWGDNYLEQLRSENVNVDFIQQCKNETTGIAQICVSDSGENHIVIVVGANNLLSGDDVKQAKVLFDKAKVLICQFETPLDATLEALRAFNGISILNTAPAVEDTPVDLIKSATILCLNETEAAITTGSEQISTLTQAKVAMEHLLEMGANNVIITLGAMGAVYARREEPETFIHVPAVKVNDVVDTTGAGDAFIGALAYYMAHYPEFPWHQHIGAANQVAAYSVRHPGTQASFPKLEQVTKLTEFAWYEI; this is encoded by the exons ATGCGTCAGAATATTAAAGGATGGTGTTTAAGCTT ATACGCCAACCGACTACCAAAAGCTGGTGAGACACTACATGGCCACAAGTTCATGACAGGATTTGGTGGTAAAGGTGCAAATCAATGTGTTGCGGCGGCTCGACTTGGTGCAAGTACAGCAATGGTAGCAAAA ttggGTGATGATACGTGGGGCGACAATTACTTAGAACAACTGCGGTCAGAGAATGTGAATGTTGATTTTATCCAGCAATGCAAAAACGAG ACGACAGGTATTGCGCAAATATGTGTCTCGGATAGTGGAGAAAATCATATAGTTATCGTTGTTGGAGCTAACAATTTATTGAGTGGAGATGATGTCAAACAAGCAAAAGTCTTGTTCGATAAGGCCAAA GTACTAATATGTCAGTTTGAGACACCACTTGATGCGACGTTAGAAGCTTTGCGAGCTTTTAACGGCATATCCATACTTAATACAGCGCCTGCAGTGGAAGATACACCagttgatttaataaaatccGCTACCATATTATGCCTAAATGAAACGGAGGCAGCTATAACAACGGGCTCTGAACAGATATCAACTCTAAC GCAAGCCAAAGttgcaatggaacatctgctagAAATGGGCGCTAATAATGTAATTATCACATTAGGCGCAATGGGTGCAGTTTATGCTAGACGTGAAGAGCCAGAAACGTTTATACATGTACCGGCAGTTAAAGTGAATGACGTTGTCGATACAACTGGAGCTGGCGATGCTTTTATCGGTGCATTAGCGTACTATATGGCGCATTATCCAGAATTTCCATGGCACCAACATATAGGCGCAGCTAACCAAGTCGCTGCGTACTCTGTAAGACACCCGGGTACACAAGCGAGTTTTCCGAAACTGGAGCAAGTGACTAAACTGACTGAATTTGCGTGGTACGAGATATAA
- the LOC126759913 gene encoding 26S proteasome non-ATPase regulatory subunit 8, whose translation MANLSGIETLYKELKTEWSKKPQNLKKCGQLLDVLKVELTKLAFLPTGDTKTSKNEMVLARDVLEIAVEYSVANKDIPAYERYMSQLKCYYYDYKQKIGESENMYKLLGINLLYLLSVNRVSEFHTELELLSADTIQNNKYIRPILALEQYIMEGRYNKIFQAKSSAPSEIYNHFMDILLNTVRDEIGACIEKSYEKISAKEAAKRLNLNSLEEVKTFGQKRNWNFGPDGIYNFVEKTAKPKEVLPSVELAEQAIFYARELEMIV comes from the exons atggcaaatttgAGTGGAATTGAGACTTTGTATAAAGAGTTAAAAACCGAATGGTCCAAAAAACCTCAAAATCTAAAGAAATGTGGACAATTGTTGGATGTTTTAAAG GTCGAACTAACCAAATTGGCTTTCCTGCCCACTGGCGATacgaaaacaagcaaaaatgaaaTGGTCTTAGCTCGTGATGTTCTCGAAATTGCCGTGGAATACAGCGTCGCAAATAAGGACATACCGGCATATGAAAGATACATGTCCCAACTAAAATGCTATTATTATGActacaa GCAAAAAATTGGAGAGTccgaaaatatgtacaaattattGGGAATAAATCTGCTTTATTTGCTGTCTGTAAATCGAGTTTCCGAATTTCACACAGAATTGGAGTTGTTATCGGCCGACACTAtccaaaataacaaatatattcgTCCTATATTGGCATTGGAACAGTACATAATGGAAGGAcgctataataaaattttccaagCAAAG AGTTCAGCGCCTTCGGAAATATATAACCACTTCATGGATATTCTACTTAACACCGTACGTGATGAAATCGgggcttgtatagaaaaatCTTATGAAAAGATATCTGCTAAAGAAGCAGCGAAACGGTTGAATCTCAATTCTCTTGAGGAGGTGAAAACTTTTGGCCAAAAACGGAATTGGAATTTTGGACCTGATGGAATTTacaattttgtggaaaaaactGCCAAGCCTAAAGAAGTATTACCATCAGTTGAGTTGGCAGAGCAAGCTATTTTTTATGCTCGCGAATTAGAAATGAttgtttaa
- the LOC126759914 gene encoding uncharacterized protein C1orf131 → MDIVTDFKPVPTRAALALQRKKQPSNFEAMVFEDPDKSNEDVKEHNRKLEKDDSKINNSKDETEEFDIKKARNEVLRFAMNNQRIPKNKKKMEMFQLMKMGGKAPKKPYKNYKDLLDERKRLKDIREQRKKFHQLGKNQTGAASVKCRSKTKLEKQQKKRAPVTAIDQNYGVVKPKLKKRK, encoded by the coding sequence ATGGACATAGTTACAGATTTCAAGCCAGTTCCAACGCGAGCCGCTTTAGCGCTGCAACGAAAAAAACAGCCCAGTAATTTTGAGGCTATGGTATTTGAAGATCCTGATAAATCAAATGAAGATGTAAAGGAACACAACAGAAAGTTAGAGAAAGATGACTCCAAAATAAATAACTCTAAAGATGAAACAGAAGAGTTCGACATTAAGAAAGCACGAAATGAAGTTCTTCGTTTTGCCATGAATAATCAACGCATACccaaaaacaagaagaaaatgGAAATGTTCCAGCTCATGAAGATGGGAGGAAAGGCACCCAAGAAaccatataaaaattacaaggaCTTATTGGATGAACGCAAACGTTTGAAAGATATACGTGAGCAAAGAAAGAAATTCCATCAGTTAGGCAAAAACCAGACCGGCGCGGCGTCTGTTAAGTGTCGCAGTAAAACCAAGTTGgagaaacaacaaaagaaacgtGCACCTGTAACAGCAATAGACCAAAATTATGGAGTTGTGAAACCAAAActgaagaaaagaaaataa
- the LOC126759912 gene encoding ADP,ATP carrier protein, with the protein MGKDGKAADPLAFVKDFAAGGISAAVSKTAVAPIERVKLLLQVQHISKQISPDKQYKGMVDCFVRIPKEQGFASYWRGNLANVIRYFPTQALNFAFKDVYKQVFLGGVDKHTQFWRYFAGNLASGGAAGATSLCFVYPLDFARTRLAADVGKGGQREFTGLGNCLAKTFKSDGLVGLYRGFGVSVQGIIIYRAAYFGFYDTARGMLPDPKNTPIYISWAIAQVVTTVAGIVSYPFDTVRRRMMMQSGRKATEIIYKNTLHCWATIAKQEGTGAFFKGAFSNVLRGTGGAFVLVLYDEIKKVL; encoded by the exons ATGGGCAAGGATGGTAAAGCTGCTGATCCCCTTGCATTCGTCAAGGATTTCGCTGCGGGCGGTATCTCTGCTGCCGTCTCAAAGACTGCTGTTGCACCCATTGAGCGTGTGAAACTGCTGTTGCAGGTTCAACACATCTCAAAACAAATCAGCCCCGATAAGCAATACAAGGGCATGGTTGATTGCTTTGTCCGCATTCCAAAAGAACAAGGTTTTGCGTCATACTGGCGTGGTAACTTGGCCAATGTTATCAGATACTTCCCAACTCAAGCTTTGAACTTCGCCTTCAAGGATGTGTACAAACAG GTTTTCTTGGGTGGTGTTGACAAGCACACTCAGTTCTGGCGTTATTTCGCGGGTAACTTGGCCTCCGGTGGTGCTGCTGGTGCCACTTCTTTGTGCTTCGTCTACCCCTTGGACTTTGCCCGTACCCG TTTGGCTGCTGATGTCGGTAAGGGTGGTCAACGTGAATTCACCGGTCTTGGAAACTGCTTGGCCAAGACTTTCAAGAGTGACGGTCTTGTTGGTTTGTACCGTGGCTTCGGTGTTTCCGTACAAGGTATCATCATCTACCGTGCCGCTTACTTCGGCTTCTACGATACTGCCCGTGGTATGTTGCCCGACCCCAAGAACACACCCATCTACATCAGCTGGGCTATTGCTCAAGTTGTTACAACTGTTGCTGGTATTGTATCCTATCCATTCGATACTGTGCGTCGTCGCATGATGATGCAGTCTGGCCGCAAAGCAACCGAAATCATCTACAAGAACACACTGCACTGCTGGGCCACAATTGCCAAGCAAGAAGGTACTGGCGCCTTCTTCAAGGGTGCCTTCTCCAACGTACTCAGAGGTACTGGTGGCGCTTTCGTGCTTGTATTGTACGATGAAATCAAGAAGGTCTTGTAA